GTTGGTTGGCTGCGTAAGCAAACTTATGACCCTTAATGTATTTGTAGTTACTTCGTTTAGCATAATCACTTAGTGTCCGACCAACAATTTCCTCAAATTGAAACCCTTGTGTATTTTTGCGCTTGTCTTTAACATAAAGCCAAATACCCAGCGAAATTGTAACGATTAAGATTATTGCCATAAAGCATATGCCCAGAGCAATACCTACCTTTGTTTGGTACGAAATTTCATGAAGTTTTGGCTTTTGATTTTGTGTCGCCGTAGCTAAAATAGTAATAGTTTTATTTAATTGCATATTAATATTATATTGATTTAATGAAAATTAAAATTATGTTTGTGTTATTATAAGTAAAATAAAATTAAAAAAGTTAAGGAGATAGAATGCAACCATTAAAAATATTTTCTGTAGTCGGTGCAGTAAATAAAGACTCTCTTTCAGAAAAAATTAATAATGAAATCGTAGCTAGATTAATGAAAACTCACCCTAATTCACAATTAACACAGTTACACGTATCAAAATCTGAGTTTTCACAGAATTCACTAGGAGCCAACAATATCGACACGTTTTATGCTGATGTCAATTCAGAAAACTGAATCCAAACTCTACATGAAAGCGATGTTTTGGTTCTTTCAACGCCAATGACTAATTTTTCATATACAGCCGGCATTAAAAATTTTATTGATGCTGTGGCAGTAGCAAATAAGACATTTTCATACAAATACTCAACAAATGGTGGTTCAATCGGGTTACTAGATAAACTAAAAGTAATACTTGTTGGTACACAAGGAGCACCAATTGATTGATACCCATTTGGAGCGTTTTTAGATAATTTAAAAGGTATTTTCAATTTCTTCGGAGCCCCACAAATTCAAACATTGATGGTCGATGGCAACAAAGTCAAACCCCGTTCAGAAATGATGCACGAAGATATCATTGCCGAAATTGATGACAAAATAGCTGAAGTTGTGTCTAATATTGACTGAAACGAGCTAAAAAACTAATTTTTAAGCTGATGATTTAATTTAAAAGTTCAAGCGCAATTAAATTTAATTGTGTTGCTTGAACTTTTAAATTACTTTTTTGAAATTATCTTCGACAACATAAAAATATAAAGATAGTTTTATCTAAATTTTGCATATTAAAAACCAACTGGATTTTCATTAAGGTATTTTAATTTTTTGAAGATATTATCTTTAAAAAATCCTCAAAAGTATTGATATTTATTTCTTTCAAATAATTCAAGACTTGTGTTTCAAAATTTGTATTTTCGTTTTCTAATGCTTTTAAAATATTTTCAGCAATTCTATTTATAACTGGGACAACCACTGAGTTACCAGCTTGTTTATATAAATGCGAGTTTGCTAGTTTAGGTAGCTTAAAGTTGGCGGGATATCCTTGAAAATTAAAACATTCTCTGGGGGTTAATTTTCTAATACCCTGTTTTGTTTTTATCAAAGGTACATTATGTCCTCCAGTACCCATATTAGCTGTCAATGTTGGACAAACATTACTTTTATTTTCTCTTACATATTTTCTTCTTCACTGATAAATTGTGTCTATTTTATTCATTTCTTCTTTTAATACCTTATAAAACGCGTTTTTATCTTCAGTGTAATAAAAAATTTCATCAGACACATTATTTTCAAACATATCCTTTATAGTTTTAGTTAATTTTATTGGAAAAGGGAATTCAAAATTATGATATGCTTTTTCACTTCTAAAACCCACGATATATATTCTTTCTCTGTTTTGAGGTATGTTGCCATAATCTTTTGCGTTTAAAACTTGGTATTTAATTTTATAACCATTTTCTTCTAGAGCGTCTTTGATGATTTGAAAAGTTTTCCCTTTATCATGACTAACTAAGTTTTTAACATTTTCTAAGAAAATTACTTTTGGCTTTTTTGCAACAATAAATCTTAAAGTTTCAAAAAACAAATCCCCTGATTTTTCATCTTCAAATCCTTTTCTGTATCCAGCTACACTAAACGATGTGCAAGGAAATCCGGATATTAAAACATCGACATCAGGAACTTCTCTTGTGTCGACGCTTCTAATATCTTGTTCATTTAGCACTGGATCAAAATTTTTTCTAAAAGTTATTCTTGCATTTTTATCATATTCATTCGCCCAGACAGTTTTGAATTTTCCTGTCAACTCAAAACCTAAATCTATACCCCCAACACCTGCAAATAGGCTAGCAATTTTATAATTCATTTATCCCCCAATGTTCAAATTTTCAATATAAATATATCATATTTTTACGACTTTTAAAGCAGCACGCCGCTTAAAAAAATGTATTTTTTGATATAATAATTAAGTTTCTTTATTTAAAAGAGGTATAAATTGAAAAAAATTACAAATCATAAATATAATGAAATCATTTCATTATACCCAATTTGAAAAGGATTAAATAATAGAATTAAACAATTATATCCACGAGGCATTAATTTTCACGAGGTTTTTTCTGAGTTTATTGTTTGTTATATTAATGAATATTATCATAGTTTAGGTGCAGGTTCTGAAGATGCATTCGCCAATAATCGCCTCAGAGTACAAATAAAAGGCACCTCAAATTATGATTCTGATTTAACTAGTTTTGGGCCTAAAAGTGAATTTGATATATTAGAATTTGCCAGACTCGATCAAATTAAGGACTATCTTTATTTGTATAGAATACCAATAGAAGACTTGTGCAACGTTAAGGTGAATAAAGATCTGACTTTTAGGGAACAACAGCAATTAGGTAGAAGGCCTAGATTTTCAATTATTTCAAATTTTATTGAGCCTTATAACCTAAAACCATATGCAAAAGTCAATCTGAAAACTGGAAAATACACTTTGCTATAAATTTTAAAGAGTTGGTTTTTGCATTAATTTTATTTTTCAACTAAATAGAGAAAATACTGCACATAAACTAAAAAACACAACCATGAATATTCATAATTGTGTTTTTTAGTTTATTTTTATTTAATCATTGTTCTAATTAAAGCTTCATTAGCAACTGAGTATTTATAGACACGATCTAAGACTTTGTTTACGTGTTTATAAAGATTAGATTCTTCTCCGAAGAAATCTTTTGTAATCTCGACTGCTTCATTAATAGCTACCTTAGGAGGTATAGAAAATAATTCGTATGTTGCATTTAAAATAATTGCTCTAACAAGCGGGCTTTCCTGTTCTCAGGTTTTGATTTCTAGGAATTTTTCAATAACTTTTCTGAATACATCAACATTTGACACAACTTTTTGAATTTGTTTGAACTGTTCCATTTCAAGGTGGTCATTGTTTTCAAAAATCGATTTTAAATCATAATTTTGCAATAATTCACAAGCATAAATTGCATTTACGATTTCTATACGGTTTGTTCTACGAGATTTCATATATCTATTTTATATCAATTTCTATAAATAACGTGTGTTTTGCTCAGACTTATGCTTATTATTCAATAAATATACTGCATTGTAAATTGGTGTTAATACAATTATGTAAATTGGAATGACGAATAAGTCTTTAATTACTATTTTGGTAAATAGCAGAATGTACTCAAGTGAATAGTATTTCAAGCCCGCTTTGCTATTTGGGGCTTTAAAGTAATTGTAGTATTCAATATACTGAATTGGGCCAATAATTCATCTAAAAACTATTGAAATAATTATTACTAAAGACATAATCATTAAATAATTTAATCACTTATCATTTTTTGTCGCGCTGTAAAGCTTGATGCAAAGTCCAGAAACTGCTAAAGATAAAAATATATACAGTGCAATCATTCAAATTATTAAATTTTTTGGTGCAAAAATTGGATTTTTCTTGCTTGAGTTGATTTTAAATGTCCCATCGGTTTCAGAATATTTAAAATAAACGTAAAATACAATAGCTAAACTGACAAAAGTTAGTAAAGTAGACACTGTAATCGCAACTATTTTATTAGATTTAAATACAACTGAATAAACTCACGAAACTATTGCAATTAGGGGTGGTGTGATTGCATATAGCCAAAATCATTGTCCAATGCTTCCTGTTAAAAGCATTGGAATCGTATCTCCCAATATTGCTAATAAAGCCCCCTTGAAAGGGCCAAGAATGATTCCGTAAAATATATACAAAATATTCTCTAAACCAATTGGAATAATTCTTAAAATTGTGAATTTTGCAAACATAATCACAATAATGTGTGCGGCTAGCAGTATTGCTGATAAAACTATTTCAAATACTGTAAATTTAAAGAGTTTTTTCAAGTTTATACTAAAAAACTCTTTTTTTTCAATTTGTGTTTCATTCATTGTTACCTCCGAATTGAAATAATTATAAGCACACAACAAAAAAATAATGAGCGAAAAAATATATTTTTTAAGATTGTGTTGTTAATTACTGCTAGAATTTACAAACTCGAGTTTTTAAATAATTTATAATTTGTTAACTATGAATAAAAATCTTAAAGCAATTGACTTTGGTACAGCCGGGATTAGGGGAAAAGTTGGAAGTGGAATTGATCATTTAGGTCATGCACACGTTCAACGAGTTGCACACGGTTATGCCAAATATTTAAGTGATAAATACTCAAATTTAAACAAAATAACTGTTATTGTAGGACGGGATAATAGACGTTTTAGCTGCAAATATTCACGCGTAATTACTGAAATACTCGCTTCTTATCCACGTTTTGAAATAATTTTATCGAAAAAAATTACACCTACACCTTTTGTTTCATTTTTAATTACACAAAACAAAGCTCAAGCAGGCGTTAATATTACAGCTAGCCACAATCCAAAAGAATATAATGGAATTAAACTTTATAATGAGCACGGGTCTCAGTGCTTGCCGGATGAAATAGCTAAAATTCAGTCTTATTTCGAGGACTGAGACAAATATAGTGACAAATATATTACCCAGGGTTGTTGACCACGCTTTAAGAATGTGAGAAATACTCATGCTAATGAGTGGAATTCATATATTGAAGCAGTTTCAAAAGTTGGGGGTGAGATTAAGGTTAATGGTGATAAAGTCAAAATTGCTTATTCACCATTGCACGGGACAGGTTCAACGTTAGCTGAAGAAGTTTTTGCTAAAATTGGCTGGAAAAGTAACGTTGACGTGTTTTTTGAGGATGCTCAATTTATTCAGGATAGAAATTTTTCAACCTGCTCATATCCAAATCCTGAGCGCAATGAAGTTTATGACGCGGTGAAGCACATTGCTGAGAAAAATAATGCAGAAATAGTTCTTGTAACTGACCCTGATTCTGACAGAGTAGGTTTAGAAGTTCTACACAATGGAACTTGAGTTCATTTTAATGGTAATGAGACAGCAACCTTAATTTTGGATTATTTAATTAAGACGGCTCAAAACAAAGATTTTAGTGGTAAATATTTAGTTTCTTCATTCGTTTCATCAAATTTACCGGAATTGATCGCCAAAAAACACGGGCTGGATATTAAAATCGTCCCAACAGGCTTTAAATGAATTGGTCATTGTATTGTCGAAAATAAAGATTCATTTTTCTACGGCTTTGAAGAGAGTTATGGGTCACTTATTGATCCTGCAATCGCCAAGGATAAGGATGCTATTCAATCAATTGTTATTATAACTAAGATGACACAACATTATAAAAATAAAGGACTAAATTTAGTTCAAGTTTTAGAACAAATTTACGCAGAATATGGTCACGTAGTAAGCGAGACAATTGATATAAATACTGACGAAAATACTGATTTGTCAGTGATTCAACACAAATTTAAGAATTTAAATATTGCTGATAAAGTTATTAATGACTACAATAACGCAGATGGAATTATGCGTACAAATATGATTAAAATTAGTTTTAAGGACAAACCTGATTGAATAGCTTTTAGACCATCAGGCACAGAACCAAAAATTAAGTTCTATATATTTGCTTATGGATCGAATTACTCACAAGCGCAAAAAAAATTAGTGCTTTATAAACAGATAATCACTGAATTAGTCAGCTAGTTCAGTTTTTTTAAAAAATGTTTTAGCAGTTTTTAAATAGTGGCATAATTTTACTAATTATGATTAAAGTTATGTGTACACGCTTTTCGAAGAATAATATGTTCATTGCAAATGTAATGATTGTTTTTTAGTACGGAGCCACTAATTTTAAGAATAAAAAGAAGAATTTAGCGGGCTTCGAAAGCCTACTTAATTACCAAATTGATAATTTTAAGGTAGGCAAAGCCTACTTTTTATTATGAAAATCAGGAATAAAAGGATGTTTATGAAAAGAAAATTGATTTTATCTACTGTTTTAATTAGCTCATTGACCATGCCATTGAGTGTTGTTTCTTGCGTTGATAAAAGCAAAATGAATGACGCAATGAAAGAAAATGAAGCATTAAAAATTCAAATAGCAAAATTAAAAAACGAACTAAAAAAACAAAGTGACAAATCTGAAAACACAATTAAAAAATTACAAGCTAACTTAGTTGTCTCTAATCATGCTCATGAAGAAGAAAGTGCTATCAGTGAAGAATTAAAAAAAGAGATTGATAAACTAACAAAATTAGTCGATGAATTGGACGGAACTCCGATTAAAACTAATGGTAAAAGTGCTCGCGAACTTTTGGAATTAATTAATAAATTCTTAACAGTTGATTTTCCACAGGCGATGAAATCTCAAAAACCTGAGGAATTTGAGAAAAATAAATCACTATTTACCCAAATTATCAATAGCGTTAAGGCGAGCTATGCTGATTTTAAAGATACGGACGAAGGATATAAAGATATTTTCACTTGACAAAATGCTATTTTATATAATTTAAGAAGATCACAACTAGTTGCTGAATATATTGATAATCCAACCTCGCCGGTTACTGTAATCACCCCTAAATCTGAGTTAATGGACGAGTTATTTGACTGAAGAATTAAAGATTTAGAAAGAATTGCTGCTGAGTTAGAAAAAGTAGAAGATTCAAAATTTGTTCAAGGTAAACCTACAAAAGCTGAATTAATCAAACGAGTTAATGATGCTAAAAATCAGTATGAAAAAGCTAAAAACTCAGCTACTCTTTTATCGCACCAAATAGCAAGCTGACACAAACTTGAGGTCGAAGTTGATAATGACAAAACCACTGGTGTAATTAATAAAATTGTAAACTTCAGTTCCCCTCAATATCGAAGCTTATTACCTGAATTTAATTTACCTGATTTTAAAATATCTTTATTCCCTGTTTATAAACAAATAATTGATGAAGAATTTAAAGAAAAAGTTAAAAAAGAAACTCTTCTTCTTAACAATGAGTACAAAAATTGACTTGAATCAACTGGAAAATCTTACATATATTCACTTCGTTTTGCTAATTTATACAAAGAGGCTAAGAAAATCACCGATAACATTTATAGAATTTTGAAAGATGACAACATTGATTTTTACAACGAATTTTCAATTTATGAAGATTTAGATAAATTCATTTTGAAAGCAAAAGCTCAACTTTATGAGGTTTATAAAGTAAATCCAGCTAGCGAAAAAGCAAAAATTGATGCACTAGTAACGAAAGATTTTGATGAAAAGTCAGATGGCAGCCTTGTGAAAATGTTTAATGACAAGTATGCGAAATTAAGCAAAAAAATCGACGATAAAAAAGCACAATATCTTTATTCAGGTTTTTTTACATTTTACTCAAAAGAAATTAAAAGAATTAAGGAAATGAAAACTGATACTTTTATCGAGTCATATGATCGTTATTTGATGTATTTAATCACAAAAAAACAAATTCATATTTCTTCAAGAATCATCGATTTATACTCAGATTTGGATGAGGATATAACACAAACTGAGCTTAAAGAGTTGCTTAACTGAGATAATTCAACCAAATTTGAAAAATTAATTAAGCAAGAGCAGGATTTTAAACATAAATCAACCAAAATTATTGATGATATGAAAAAACTGATACATTCCTTAAAATTATCTACAAATATTGTTAATATTAAAGATGAAATCAAAAAAGTGAAAGAATCGTGTGTTGAAATTGATAAACATATTGAAGTTATAGACGACGAACACGAAGGGGATTGAGTTTCAATAATCGAAAAAGAAAACTTACCTAAATTTCTTGAGCTATACAGCAAATATAAAGAACTAATTAAATCTATCGAAAAAGATAACAACCAAGATTTAATTAAAAACGCTTCTGATTTAGCGTCGCAAATAGAAATTGCTGTTTTAGGTGTTAAAAATTCAGAAGAATCAAAACCAACATCATTAATTGGGTTATTTAATTTTGAGTTGACAAAAGAGTATTTTGAAACCGAAGGGGATGATTATAATTCAAAATTTGAGATATTTAAAGATATATTGGAATTTTATGAAAAAATAAAATCTTCAGGAAATCAAGTTAAGGATTCAGCAGATTCTTATTTAACACAAATTAAAGAATTATTAAAAAAGGTTGGACACATTAAAGAATCTGCCCATCCATGGTCTGAATTGTTTTATAGTTCATTTACTGATATACAAACAAAATTAAAGAATAATTTGAATAAAGTTAAAGAATCGCTAGAAAAAGTGAAAAACTCTTCTAATAATACCGACACATTAAAAAATGATGTTGATAGCGCAATTAAAGAGATCGGTGGTGTTAACGACGGAAAAGATGTTAAAGGATGAATTCAACCAACCATTGAGTTAATAGAAGAAGTCGATAACAAAGTAAAAATTTATGAAAAAAGAATGAAGAATGTAAAAGAAACCGCTGCTTATGTACCTGGGCAAGAAATTTATATTTTAATCAGATATTGACAATCTAAAAATGAAAAATTATTAAATCAGAATTTACCGGATAAGAATACTAACCCCGATAAGACTTTAACGGCATACATACATAAAACGTTAGACGACGTTAGAAATAAACATAATTTTAAAGAAATTATAGGTGTTAAACCTAATGATGATAGTTTTGATATGGAATATGAACCAGGAGATACACCAAATCCAAAAACGGTTTATGACGAATTTAAGAAACTTGAAGATGAATACGCAGAAGCATTATTTAATTTTGTAACCAGAAAAGATGATAGTCATAAAACTGTTCTAAAAGAAAAAATTATCAAAACTAGAAAACCATACTATGAATTTTTGAATGGTCTAAAGGAAAGAAAAATATATTTTGCAAATCACTTTATAAAATTTAGTGCCGATCAATATAAATATGACCAAGACGAAACAGAAAGTCCAGACAACTGAGTAGCTTCTGATTTACTTGGTTATTATGCAAAAATTTATGGTGTTACTGAGGTTGTAAATAATATTGCTACTGGTATATATTATGAAAACTTAACTACTAGTGCGACACAGAATCCTAAATCAAATTAAAAATAAAACTTATTAATTATTGCGTTGTTTAATTAATTTTTACTTAAACACTCATTCATAAGTTTAAAAGAGAAATTAGTTAATAAAAAAATGTAATATTAATATTTCAATACATAGCGAGGAAATATGGAAAACAAACAAAGTCCTAAAACTAAAAAACGTTTCAATTGACGAACAACAGTTTGACCTAAATACTTACTTTCGTTTGGAATTGTGGCCCTTGCATCAGCAATTACACTTGGAATTTTTAAATATAATTCAAAAAATCCTAAGTTTGAAAAAGGTATAGAGGCAAAGCACCTATCTAATGCTTTTTTAGATCCAAAAGCCACACCAATTTTAAAGTTTGTTGACAGCAGTAAGCAAAATAAAATTGCAGATTTTAATCCTAAAGTTGGTGAAGATGGCGAGGTCGAATATAAAGGTCAAAAACTTCAATATGGTGAATTTTTAAAGAAATATTATACTGAACATAAAGCATTGCCATTTTTAAATATTAAATACGGGAGCTTTGATTTTTACAATGAGTATTTAGAAGCTGTTAATGCCAAAGACTTTTATGATTTTACCCAGTGATTTATGCAGAATGTTTCATGAGGTCCAGAAATTATTACTCTAAAAGAGTTTTCGATTGTAAAAGGGGTTGAATTAAAAGGTAATAACATTACATTAGGGTCGCACGCTAACCAAGATAAAGAATATACAACTATTAAATTTTTCCCTGATGCGTTTTTTGGCTCAATACCATTGCACAGTACTTTAGGTGGCGAAGGTAATGCTGCTGATTCTTTACTATACAGAATTAATAAAAAACTGCTAACCTCAGAAGAAATTGCCGGCTTTTTAAAAAATACAGCAATTTATAACGCACATACTAACTTATCGTTAGATACAATTAGAAGTCAATCATTTAGAACAATCGGTGACAAACGTGCATTGCTAGGAAAAACTATTTATGCTGTAAAAGGAAAAATACCGCAAAGCATTACTGACAATGCATATGGTTTAGTTGAAAAAGCGAGATTACACGTAAATTCTGACTATATTTCAGTAGTTTATGCAAAAGATGCTGAGGAAGCAAAAGCTAAATTTAAAGAGCAAATAAGCAAATTTGCTAAGGAAAATGTTGCAATTTCAAATGAAGATTTAGACAAAATTGAGATTGAAGAACGGAAAATTGTTGGCGTTGATACTGTTTTAAACCAATTCGCTTTAAAAGATAATGCTAGCGATAAATATCTGCGTTTGATTTTTGATAATGGTCAAAAATTTGTTCTATTTGATGCAATTAATAACACAGAATATTATGTAAATGAGAAATATGAAAAATCAAACACGGTAGAAAGTATTGATCAAGGATACGATCACTCAAAACGTATGTATATCAATATGGTAACCGATGTTGAATCTCTATATGATAAGTTTATCAAAGAAAATGTTCTTTTTGATACTGAAAAGTTTACAAAGTTGAAAGATTTAGTTGCTAAATTAGAGCGTTCAAGCAAAATTAAAGATGAAATCATTGCTCAAAATACAATTGTTTTATCGGGAGAAAATCACTATAAAGAAGCAATTAAGATATATGAAGACTTAATTGCCAAAAGCAAAGAAAAAATTAAGGAAGCTGAAACCAAAATTGCCGACCTTGAGAAAAAAATTGAGGAAGCAAGTAAAGTGGCTGATGCTGAATCAAGCAAACCAGACGCACAAGGCGATTCTGAGAATGAAGATGAGGAAGCACAATTAAATTCAAAAGAGTACAAAGTATTCAAATACAACAAAGAAAAAGAAGAGATTAAACTCGAATTAGAAGAGTTAAAATTAGCTAAAGATAAAGCTCTTAAAAAGATTGAAGAATATAAAGCTAAGGTTGCAACACCTGAAGAAGTGGCTGAAGCTAACGCTAAAATTCTTGCACTTCAAGAAGAAAAAAGTAAATTAGATGAAGATAAGATCAAGACTGATATTCAAAAAATATTAAAACGTGCTGGTATTGAAGGTGCAAAATCAGAAGCCATTATTGGTATTATCAGTTTACACGAGGAACTTAAAACATCGCCATACAATGAATTTAAACAGTCGTTTAACTCAAATAAAGAAAAAGCTGAATATGTTCTTGAATTAAGAAAATATGCTTTTAAACATAAACCTAAATATACACTATATAGCAAAATTTTGGACGGCGATAACTTTGCTAAATTAGTAGAGGAAAAAGACGATATTGTTCTTTATTCAACAGATTTAGCATATACACCTGCTCAATTAATTGCTCTTGATGAATTAAATAGTTTAATCAGTAATACACAAGTAAATTGAAGAGAATATGCAAATATTGATGGTTTTATTCGTTCGCAACATGATGAACCCGAATCCAAAAGAAAATCATTTTATGTTTATAGCTCAAAAATCAATAAAGTTGCTGACGAATTTAACGAAGACGAAAAAATAAAAACAGAATTAAGTAGCATCGAAAAGGATTTAGATGCTATTAAATCATCGTTTAATTCAGTCGAAACTACTGATGAAAACACTAAACTTATTGAGAAAAAACGGGAAGAAATAAATTACGATACATTGAAGGCTAAATATGAGTTTTTAATGGAAGAATTAACAAATTTAGGCGAAAAACATCAAGCTAATGTTAGCTTATTAATTCGGGTTGCTGCTTTAAATACGTTTGCAACACTAAATGAAGATAATTC
The Mycoplasmopsis californica genome window above contains:
- a CDS encoding FMN-dependent NADH-azoreductase, yielding MQPLKIFSVVGAVNKDSLSEKINNEIVARLMKTHPNSQLTQLHVSKSEFSQNSLGANNIDTFYADVNSENWIQTLHESDVLVLSTPMTNFSYTAGIKNFIDAVAVANKTFSYKYSTNGGSIGLLDKLKVILVGTQGAPIDWYPFGAFLDNLKGIFNFFGAPQIQTLMVDGNKVKPRSEMMHEDIIAEIDDKIAEVVSNIDWNELKN
- the dcm gene encoding DNA cytosine methyltransferase, coding for MNYKIASLFAGVGGIDLGFELTGKFKTVWANEYDKNARITFRKNFDPVLNEQDIRSVDTREVPDVDVLISGFPCTSFSVAGYRKGFEDEKSGDLFFETLRFIVAKKPKVIFLENVKNLVSHDKGKTFQIIKDALEENGYKIKYQVLNAKDYGNIPQNRERIYIVGFRSEKAYHNFEFPFPIKLTKTIKDMFENNVSDEIFYYTEDKNAFYKVLKEEMNKIDTIYQWRRKYVRENKSNVCPTLTANMGTGGHNVPLIKTKQGIRKLTPRECFNFQGYPANFKLPKLANSHLYKQAGNSVVVPVINRIAENILKALENENTNFETQVLNYLKEININTFEDFLKIISSKN
- a CDS encoding transcription antitermination protein NusB — encoded protein: MKSRRTNRIEIVNAIYACELLQNYDLKSIFENNDHLEMEQFKQIQKVVSNVDVFRKVIEKFLEIKTWEQESPLVRAIILNATYELFSIPPKVAINEAVEITKDFFGEESNLYKHVNKVLDRVYKYSVANEALIRTMIK
- a CDS encoding ligand-binding sensor domain-containing protein; translation: MKRKLILSTVLISSLTMPLSVVSCVDKSKMNDAMKENEALKIQIAKLKNELKKQSDKSENTIKKLQANLVVSNHAHEEESAISEELKKEIDKLTKLVDELDGTPIKTNGKSARELLELINKFLTVDFPQAMKSQKPEEFEKNKSLFTQIINSVKASYADFKDTDEGYKDIFTWQNAILYNLRRSQLVAEYIDNPTSPVTVITPKSELMDELFDWRIKDLERIAAELEKVEDSKFVQGKPTKAELIKRVNDAKNQYEKAKNSATLLSHQIASWHKLEVEVDNDKTTGVINKIVNFSSPQYRSLLPEFNLPDFKISLFPVYKQIIDEEFKEKVKKETLLLNNEYKNWLESTGKSYIYSLRFANLYKEAKKITDNIYRILKDDNIDFYNEFSIYEDLDKFILKAKAQLYEVYKVNPASEKAKIDALVTKDFDEKSDGSLVKMFNDKYAKLSKKIDDKKAQYLYSGFFTFYSKEIKRIKEMKTDTFIESYDRYLMYLITKKQIHISSRIIDLYSDLDEDITQTELKELLNWDNSTKFEKLIKQEQDFKHKSTKIIDDMKKLIHSLKLSTNIVNIKDEIKKVKESCVEIDKHIEVIDDEHEGDWVSIIEKENLPKFLELYSKYKELIKSIEKDNNQDLIKNASDLASQIEIAVLGVKNSEESKPTSLIGLFNFELTKEYFETEGDDYNSKFEIFKDILEFYEKIKSSGNQVKDSADSYLTQIKELLKKVGHIKESAHPWSELFYSSFTDIQTKLKNNLNKVKESLEKVKNSSNNTDTLKNDVDSAIKEIGGVNDGKDVKGWIQPTIELIEEVDNKVKIYEKRMKNVKETAAYVPGQEIYILIRYWQSKNEKLLNQNLPDKNTNPDKTLTAYIHKTLDDVRNKHNFKEIIGVKPNDDSFDMEYEPGDTPNPKTVYDEFKKLEDEYAEALFNFVTRKDDSHKTVLKEKIIKTRKPYYEFLNGLKERKIYFANHFIKFSADQYKYDQDETESPDNWVASDLLGYYAKIYGVTEVVNNIATGIYYENLTTSATQNPKSN
- a CDS encoding ECF transporter S component; protein product: MNETQIEKKEFFSINLKKLFKFTVFEIVLSAILLAAHIIVIMFAKFTILRIIPIGLENILYIFYGIILGPFKGALLAILGDTIPMLLTGSIGQWFWLYAITPPLIAIVSWVYSVVFKSNKIVAITVSTLLTFVSLAIVFYVYFKYSETDGTFKINSSKKNPIFAPKNLIIWMIALYIFLSLAVSGLCIKLYSATKNDKWLNYLMIMSLVIIISIVFRWIIGPIQYIEYYNYFKAPNSKAGLKYYSLEYILLFTKIVIKDLFVIPIYIIVLTPIYNAVYLLNNKHKSEQNTRYL
- a CDS encoding phospho-sugar mutase, whose amino-acid sequence is MNKNLKAIDFGTAGIRGKVGSGIDHLGHAHVQRVAHGYAKYLSDKYSNLNKITVIVGRDNRRFSCKYSRVITEILASYPRFEIILSKKITPTPFVSFLITQNKAQAGVNITASHNPKEYNGIKLYNEHGSQCLPDEIAKIQSYFEDWDKYSDKYITQGCWPRFKNVRNTHANEWNSYIEAVSKVGGEIKVNGDKVKIAYSPLHGTGSTLAEEVFAKIGWKSNVDVFFEDAQFIQDRNFSTCSYPNPERNEVYDAVKHIAEKNNAEIVLVTDPDSDRVGLEVLHNGTWVHFNGNETATLILDYLIKTAQNKDFSGKYLVSSFVSSNLPELIAKKHGLDIKIVPTGFKWIGHCIVENKDSFFYGFEESYGSLIDPAIAKDKDAIQSIVIITKMTQHYKNKGLNLVQVLEQIYAEYGHVVSETIDINTDENTDLSVIQHKFKNLNIADKVINDYNNADGIMRTNMIKISFKDKPDWIAFRPSGTEPKIKFYIFAYGSNYSQAQKKLVLYKQIITELVS
- a CDS encoding Bsp6I family type II restriction endonuclease, whose amino-acid sequence is MKKITNHKYNEIISLYPIWKGLNNRIKQLYPRGINFHEVFSEFIVCYINEYYHSLGAGSEDAFANNRLRVQIKGTSNYDSDLTSFGPKSEFDILEFARLDQIKDYLYLYRIPIEDLCNVKVNKDLTFREQQQLGRRPRFSIISNFIEPYNLKPYAKVNLKTGKYTLL